The following are encoded together in the Glycine max cultivar Williams 82 chromosome 8, Glycine_max_v4.0, whole genome shotgun sequence genome:
- the LOC100305392 gene encoding serine-threonine kinase isoform X1, with protein MFLKCFGCTSSSQRKYPTIIEELCHQFSLADVRKSTNNFDKNRLIGCDGISEVYKGCLQHNDRSDYTVTFKRFIAERCYPPLDDLFKNEIELLCQMRHPNCVSLIGFCSHKNERISVYEYMSNGSLDRYLEGSIDRHLQGGDMEALSWKKRLEICIGAARGLHYLHAGAKRTIFHRDIKPSNILLDHNMEPKLAGFIFSIKGPHSMSKPKPIQAYVAGTTGFTAREHIIDGTVTDKCDVYSFGGVLLEVLWGRKYVISPFEKEFLEKPIEEKIDLNIRGKIAPDCWKVFSDITQRCLKLEADERPTMGEVEVELEHALSLQDQADIVNTNGDYTLLSKTFIPLGSF; from the exons ATGTTTCTGAAATGTTTTGGCTGCACAAGTTCATCTCAGAGAAAGTATCCAACAATAATAGAAGAGTTGTGCCATCAATTTTCTCTGGCCGATGTTAGGAAATCAACCAACAACTTTGATAAAAACAGATTAATAGGATGTGATGGAATTAGTGAAGTATATAAGGGTTGTCTCCAACATAATGATCGTTCTGATTATACAGTCACATTTAAGCGATTTATTGCAGAACGTTGTTATCCACCACTGGACGACCTGTTCAAGAATGAAATAGAATTGCTCTGCCAGATGCGTCACCCTAATTGTGTCTCTCTTATAGGATTCTGCAGCCACAAAAATGAGAGAATTAGTGTGTATGAGTACATGTCCAATGGATCTCTAGATCGATACCTTGAAGGATCTATAGATCGACATTTACAAGGTGGGGATATGGAAGCACTGTCATGGAAGAAAAGGCTAGAGATATGCATAGGGGCAGCTCGTGGATTACACTACCTTCACGCTGGAGCCAAGCGCACCATCTTTCACCGTGACATTAAACCCAGCAACATTCTTTTGGATCACAACATGGAGCCAAAACTTGCAGGTTTCATCTTTAGCATAAAAGGACCACATTCTATGTCAAAGCCAAAACCAATTCAAGCTTATGTTGCtg GTACTACAGGCTTCACGGCTAGGGAGCATATTATTGATGGTACCGTCACAGATAAATGTGATGTTTACTCATTTGGTGGGGTTCTACTAGAAGTTTTGTGGGGAAGGAAATATGTAATATCGCCATTTGAAAAAGAATTTCTGGAGAAACCTATTGAGGAGAAAATTGATCTGAATATCAGAGGAAAAATTGCACCTGATTGTTGGAAAGTCTTTTCAGATATCACACAAAGATGCTTGAAATTGGAAGCAGATGAGCGACCAacaatgggtgaagtagaggtgGAACTTGAGCATGCTCTGTCCTTACAGGATCAAGCAGATATAGTAAACACCAATGGTGATTATACCTTATTGTCCAAAACCTTTATTCCCCTGGGATCATTTTGA
- the LOC100787661 gene encoding uncharacterized protein YwbO, giving the protein MSGISEKKLIRIDASADTVCPWCFVGKKNLDKAIASSKDKYNFEIIWHPFQLNPDAPKEGIDKREFYRSKFGSQSERMEARMSEVFKNVGLEYSLSGLTGNTIDSHRLIYFARQQGLDKQHDLVEELNIGYFTQGKYIGDHKFLLESAAKVGIEGAEEFLKDPNNGLKEVEEELKNNSGNISGVPYYVINGTHKLSGGQAPEVFLRAFQVATT; this is encoded by the exons ATGAGTGGGATTTCGGAAAAGAAACTCATCAGAATCGATGCTAGTGCTGATACTGTGTGCCCATGGTGCTTTGTTGGCAAAAAGAATCTAGACAAGGCCATAGCTTCCTCCAAGGATAAATACAACTTTGAG ATAATATGGCATCCCTTTCAACTTAACCCTGATGCCCCTAAAGAAGGCATTGACAAGAGGGAGTTTTACAGAAGTAAGTTTGGATCACAATCAGAACGGATGGAAGCTCGGATGTCAGAG GTGTTCAAGAATGTTGGTCTGGAATATAGCTTGTCTGGACTCAC GGGAAACACTATTGACAGCCACAGGCTTATATATTTTGCTAGACAGCAGGGTCTTGACAAGCAACATGATCTAGTTGAAGAACTGAACATTGGCTATTTCACACAGGGAAAATACATCGGTGACCA TAAGTTTCTTCTGGAATCTGCTGCAAAGGTTGGTATAGAAGGAGCAGAAGAGTTTCTTAAGGACCCCAACAATGGTTTGAAGGAG GTTGAGgaggaactaaaaaataattcaggAAACATTTCAGGGGTTCCATATTACGTG ATTAATGGGACTCACAAGTTGAGCGGTGGACAAGCCCCTGAAGTTTTCTTGAGAGCTTTTCAAGTTGCTACAACTTGA
- the LOC100788192 gene encoding E3 ubiquitin-protein ligase At3g02290 isoform X1, with translation MGAVCCCFNVDDFEDYMNPNSSVYRNCMCLSCFVQNFLTVYESIFRRGEVHAIPSSIQGAASMTSTASLDNSLSDMYRSPPRPLPYDADPRFFRSQREGLVSRREKGSSHLNEESEPLRGDVDADSESLNSGGKWNDTSEDGSKEYRSKSSVRLSSAKLTTGAGVVYSSSEEEDVCPTCLEEYTEENPKIVTKCSHHFHLGCIYEWMERSDSCPVCGKVMVFDETTD, from the exons ATGGGTGCAGTTTGTTGCTGTTTCAATGTTGATGATTTTGAAGATTATATGAATCCAAATAGTTCTGTATATAGGAACTGTATGTGTCTCAGTTGCTTCGTACAGAACTTTTTGACTGTG TATGAATCAATATTCCGTAGAGGGGAAGTGCATGCGATTCCTTCATCTATTCAGGGTGCAGCATCTATGACTTCTACAGCTTCACTTGATAATTCTCTATCTGACATGTACCGTTCTCCTCCAAGGCCCTTGCCTTATGATGCAGACCCCAGGTTTTTCCGTTCACAGCGTGAAGGACTAGTGTCAAGACGTGAGAAGGGTTCAAGTCATTTGAATGAAGAGTCAGAACCTCTAAGAGGTGATGTAGATGCTGACTCAGAATCTTTAAATTCTGGTGGCAAATGGAATGATACCAGTGAAGATGGATCAAAGGAATACCGTTCCAAGTCCTCTGTAAGACTCTCATCAGCAAAACTTACAACTGGAGCTGGGGTTGTCTATTCATCCTCAGAAGAGGAGGATGTCTGTCCAACTTGTCTTGAAG AATACACTGAAGAGAATCCGAAGATAGTGACAAAATGCTCTCATCATTTTCATCTTGGTTGCATTTATGAGTGGATGGAAAGAAGTGACAGCTGTCCTGTTTGTGGGAAG GTGATGGTATTTGATGAAACGACTGATTGA
- the LOC100788192 gene encoding E3 ubiquitin-protein ligase At3g02290 isoform X2 — MTSTASLDNSLSDMYRSPPRPLPYDADPRFFRSQREGLVSRREKGSSHLNEESEPLRGDVDADSESLNSGGKWNDTSEDGSKEYRSKSSVRLSSAKLTTGAGVVYSSSEEEDVCPTCLEEYTEENPKIVTKCSHHFHLGCIYEWMERSDSCPVCGKVMVFDETTD, encoded by the exons ATGACTTCTACAGCTTCACTTGATAATTCTCTATCTGACATGTACCGTTCTCCTCCAAGGCCCTTGCCTTATGATGCAGACCCCAGGTTTTTCCGTTCACAGCGTGAAGGACTAGTGTCAAGACGTGAGAAGGGTTCAAGTCATTTGAATGAAGAGTCAGAACCTCTAAGAGGTGATGTAGATGCTGACTCAGAATCTTTAAATTCTGGTGGCAAATGGAATGATACCAGTGAAGATGGATCAAAGGAATACCGTTCCAAGTCCTCTGTAAGACTCTCATCAGCAAAACTTACAACTGGAGCTGGGGTTGTCTATTCATCCTCAGAAGAGGAGGATGTCTGTCCAACTTGTCTTGAAG AATACACTGAAGAGAATCCGAAGATAGTGACAAAATGCTCTCATCATTTTCATCTTGGTTGCATTTATGAGTGGATGGAAAGAAGTGACAGCTGTCCTGTTTGTGGGAAG GTGATGGTATTTGATGAAACGACTGATTGA